A region from the Benincasa hispida cultivar B227 chromosome 10, ASM972705v1, whole genome shotgun sequence genome encodes:
- the LOC120089178 gene encoding kxDL motif-containing protein 1 — translation MEQRAEGESIRIASEELSQEFKTLMNNDDLNSLNHLQHLILGRLQDSNAVLSHFNEFSEHCYAEVSGDLSRNTRLLNSMKSDLDYIFQKIRSMKSRILATYPDAFPDESTSEVLDKRPDLEIPR, via the exons ATGGAGCAGCGGGCAGAAGGTGAGTCAATAAGAATAGCCTCGGAGGAGCTCTCTCAGGAGTTCAAAACTTTGATGAATAATGATGATTTGAACTCTCTCAACCATTTGCAACACCTCAT ATTGGGGAGATTGCAGGATAGCAATGCAGTCCTCTCTCATTTCAACGAGTTTTCAGAGCATTGCTATGCTGAAGTGTCTGGAGATCTATCCAGAAATACTCGTCTTTTAAACTCTATGAAATCTGACCTTGATTACATATTTCAGAAAATAAG GAGCATGAAATCGAGAATTTTGGCTACTTATCCAGATGCATTTCCAGATGAGTCAACAAGTGAAGTTCTTGATAAGAGACCAGACCTTGAAATACCTCGATAA